The following coding sequences are from one Leptolyngbya sp. NIES-3755 window:
- a CDS encoding hypothetical protein (conserved hypothetical protein;~similar to AA sequence:cyanobase_aa:LBDG_50180) — MSNLVNYLRSPKAIRDRCSQLFELAQADQLTYFRLDLSQLDPVADYVIAVIREHYPDLDVPFHSRWRHFEVGNVPRVQQLEKKLKALSPIDRAKAMFDLVIPSVLLDAGAGDRWNYLEASTGQTWARSEGLAIASFDAFCSGAFSDQPDQTDAEGLKRITPEKIATIFQVTSDNPLVGLEGRSNLLQKLGHTIEQSPDLFGTIPRPGNLVDYLVRSSDQGTLSAVIVLDGVLKGLGEIWSGRLSIDGINLGDVWKHSALPDDQLVPFHKLSQWLTYSLLEPLQTLGLTISDLDQMTGLPEYRNGGLCLDLGLLQLKDPQLAEISHSPDSELIVEWRALTVCLLDRIAETIRTKLNLTPTSLPLVKVLQGGTWTAGRKIAASLRPNGTPPIQISSDGTVF, encoded by the coding sequence GTGAGTAATTTGGTGAACTATCTACGATCGCCTAAAGCGATTCGCGATCGCTGTTCTCAACTTTTCGAGCTTGCCCAAGCAGATCAACTGACTTACTTTCGCCTGGATCTCTCACAACTTGATCCAGTTGCCGATTACGTGATTGCTGTGATTCGCGAACACTATCCTGATTTGGATGTTCCATTTCACAGTCGTTGGCGGCATTTTGAAGTCGGGAATGTTCCGCGTGTCCAACAGCTTGAGAAGAAATTGAAAGCGCTCTCTCCCATCGATCGAGCCAAAGCAATGTTCGATCTCGTGATTCCGAGCGTTCTACTCGATGCGGGAGCGGGCGATCGCTGGAACTATCTCGAAGCTTCAACCGGTCAAACTTGGGCAAGATCAGAAGGATTAGCGATCGCGTCTTTCGATGCGTTCTGTTCGGGAGCTTTTTCGGATCAGCCGGATCAAACCGATGCCGAAGGTCTCAAACGAATCACACCCGAAAAGATCGCGACGATTTTCCAAGTGACATCTGACAATCCATTAGTTGGATTAGAAGGACGATCAAACCTCCTGCAAAAATTGGGACACACGATCGAACAATCCCCCGATTTATTTGGAACGATTCCGCGTCCTGGAAATCTCGTTGATTATCTCGTTCGATCTTCAGATCAAGGAACGCTCTCAGCCGTTATCGTGCTTGATGGGGTTCTTAAAGGCTTGGGTGAAATTTGGTCGGGAAGATTATCGATCGACGGAATCAACCTTGGCGATGTCTGGAAACATTCCGCGCTGCCTGATGATCAGCTTGTTCCCTTTCACAAACTTTCTCAGTGGCTCACGTATTCCTTACTTGAACCGCTGCAAACTTTGGGATTAACTATCTCCGATCTCGATCAAATGACCGGACTGCCTGAATATCGAAATGGGGGTCTCTGTCTCGATCTCGGATTGCTTCAACTCAAAGATCCACAACTGGCTGAGATTTCCCATTCTCCCGATTCTGAACTGATTGTGGAATGGCGAGCTTTAACGGTTTGTTTACTCGATCGTATCGCTGAAACAATCCGCACCAAACTCAATCTCACCCCTACCTCTCTCCCCCTCGTCAAAGTTCTCCAAGGTGGAACCTGGACAGCCGGACGTAAAATCGCCGCCTCCCTCCGCCCCAATGGAACACCGCCAATTCAAATTTCTAGTGACGGAACCGTATTCTAA
- a CDS encoding GTP cyclohydrolase II (similar to AA sequence:cyanobase_aa:LBDG_50190): MVSQPKRSQPIVLTSHPGKFSKSIAIHWGESDPIKRGAIIGTVTTPSHRNVIGTHSGSYAVYRALAVASGKLDANHRADLTNTAPAALLHPHPAWSDPEKIVSIDPFGATVGEVYRDLYDQGYDIKPTIAITKAHINMPELQDAIAKGRLQEDGEIMKKGGDLVVTKAAIEPVWYLPGLAKRLDVAESVLRRTLFEQTGGMFPELVTRPDLKVFLPPIGGITVYIVGDPDAITDPNRALTVRVHDECNGSDVFGSDICTCRPYLVHGIEECVQTAQQGGAGVIVYLRKEGRALGEVTKFLVYNARKRQEGGDRADAYFARTECVAGVQDMRFQELMPDVLHWLGITRIDRFISMSDMKHDAITRSGIEIVTRVPIPEELIPADAMVEIEAKKAAGYYTETEVLTEEALAEIKGRGLSE, from the coding sequence ATGGTTAGTCAGCCCAAACGTTCACAGCCGATCGTTCTCACATCTCATCCTGGTAAATTCTCAAAGTCGATCGCCATTCATTGGGGCGAATCCGATCCCATCAAACGCGGAGCAATTATCGGAACGGTCACGACCCCATCTCACCGCAACGTGATTGGAACCCATTCGGGTTCTTATGCAGTTTATCGCGCTCTTGCAGTCGCCAGCGGCAAACTCGATGCCAACCACCGCGCTGATCTCACGAATACGGCTCCCGCTGCATTACTTCACCCGCATCCTGCTTGGTCTGACCCTGAGAAAATCGTGTCGATCGATCCCTTTGGCGCGACCGTGGGCGAGGTGTACCGCGATCTCTACGACCAAGGCTATGACATCAAACCGACGATCGCGATTACCAAAGCGCACATCAATATGCCAGAACTGCAAGACGCGATCGCCAAAGGTCGCTTGCAAGAGGATGGCGAAATCATGAAAAAAGGCGGCGATCTCGTCGTCACCAAAGCCGCGATCGAGCCTGTGTGGTATCTTCCTGGACTTGCAAAACGGCTCGATGTTGCAGAAAGCGTATTGCGTCGAACCTTATTCGAGCAAACAGGCGGAATGTTCCCAGAGCTTGTCACTCGTCCGGATCTGAAAGTTTTCCTACCCCCGATCGGCGGAATTACCGTTTACATCGTCGGCGATCCAGATGCGATCACTGATCCAAATCGTGCTCTAACGGTCCGCGTTCATGACGAATGTAACGGCTCTGATGTATTCGGTTCTGACATTTGCACCTGTCGCCCGTATCTCGTTCACGGGATCGAAGAGTGTGTCCAAACTGCTCAACAAGGTGGTGCAGGCGTGATCGTCTATCTTCGCAAAGAAGGACGTGCTCTCGGTGAAGTCACCAAGTTCCTCGTGTACAACGCTCGGAAGCGACAAGAAGGGGGCGATCGTGCTGATGCGTACTTCGCTCGAACCGAGTGCGTCGCAGGCGTTCAAGACATGCGCTTTCAAGAACTCATGCCAGACGTACTGCACTGGTTGGGAATTACACGCATCGATCGCTTTATTTCCATGAGCGATATGAAGCATGATGCCATTACTCGATCGGGCATCGAAATTGTTACTCGCGTTCCGATTCCCGAAGAACTGATTCCCGCTGATGCAATGGTCGAAATCGAGGCAAAAAAAGCAGCGGGATACTATACCGAAACTGAAGTTCTGACCGAGGAAGCGTTAGCTGAAATTAAAGGACGGGGATTGAGTGAGTAA
- a CDS encoding membrane protein (similar to AA sequence:cyanobase_aa:LBDG_34370): MRNWGGRVSTFVRRGSQSLQGRDGTAAIAQTLLARALIIAVNVATGTITARILGPSGRGEQAAMAIWPQFFAYSLSLGLPSALLYTLKRYPTDRSRSFSAALVLGIFISIFSGIVGFIAIPILMSGRYEAESIRLSQALMLAVPLVILTEILRSSMEASDEFAIANQIRYIPPLSTLGLLIVLALTQRLTPFTAVLSYWIPMVPLLIWMMARARRFFVIRFTYLKISFKRLTHYGFRAYGIDLISALAGQIQQVLAVSLLASSAMGLYAIAFSLCQLLYVIQSSFVTVLFPKAAARPLSEVVEMTGRAARISGALAIVFALIMMVLAPFMLHLLYGTAYLPAIPIFRILAIETVLGGVAVMLAQAFMAIDRPGIVTVIQGIGLMMGIPLILLLTPMFGLLGLGLALLGSTTIRLVSVWLCYPIVLKTAPPSLWLTREDFDFMRQRLFKKFI, encoded by the coding sequence ATGAGAAATTGGGGAGGACGGGTTTCGACTTTCGTGCGGCGAGGATCACAGTCGTTACAAGGACGTGATGGAACAGCCGCGATCGCTCAAACTTTACTAGCGAGAGCGCTGATTATCGCGGTGAATGTCGCGACTGGAACCATTACTGCCAGAATCTTGGGACCCTCTGGGCGCGGTGAACAGGCAGCAATGGCAATTTGGCCCCAATTCTTTGCTTATTCATTGTCGCTCGGATTACCCAGTGCATTACTTTATACATTGAAGCGGTATCCTACGGATCGATCGCGCAGTTTCTCGGCTGCCCTTGTCCTTGGAATTTTCATTAGCATTTTCAGCGGTATTGTCGGTTTCATTGCCATTCCAATCCTGATGAGTGGACGATATGAAGCCGAATCGATTCGCTTATCTCAGGCGTTAATGTTGGCAGTTCCGCTTGTCATCTTGACCGAAATTCTCCGATCGTCCATGGAAGCGAGTGACGAATTTGCGATCGCAAATCAAATCCGCTACATTCCCCCGCTTAGTACGTTGGGATTGTTGATCGTTCTGGCACTCACTCAACGTCTCACGCCATTCACCGCAGTCCTTTCGTATTGGATTCCAATGGTTCCGCTGCTCATCTGGATGATGGCTCGTGCTAGACGGTTTTTTGTGATTCGATTTACCTATCTCAAAATCTCCTTCAAGCGACTCACACACTACGGATTCCGAGCTTACGGCATCGATTTGATTAGTGCTTTGGCAGGTCAAATTCAGCAAGTTTTAGCGGTAAGTTTACTAGCATCCTCCGCCATGGGACTGTATGCGATCGCGTTTAGTCTCTGTCAATTGCTCTACGTCATTCAAAGCTCATTTGTAACGGTGCTATTTCCAAAAGCCGCTGCTCGTCCACTGTCTGAAGTGGTAGAAATGACCGGAAGAGCCGCCAGAATTAGTGGTGCATTAGCGATCGTCTTTGCGCTAATTATGATGGTTCTCGCCCCGTTCATGTTGCACCTTCTCTATGGAACTGCGTACCTGCCTGCGATTCCCATCTTTCGGATTTTAGCGATCGAAACGGTTCTTGGCGGCGTTGCGGTGATGCTGGCTCAGGCATTTATGGCAATCGATCGACCTGGAATCGTCACGGTCATTCAAGGAATCGGCTTAATGATGGGAATTCCACTCATTCTGCTGCTCACTCCAATGTTTGGACTGCTCGGATTGGGATTAGCGTTACTCGGTTCAACCACCATTCGATTAGTCTCAGTTTGGCTCTGTTACCCGATCGTGCTCAAAACTGCGCCACCGAGTCTATGGTTAACCCGTGAAGATTTCGATTTTATGCGGCAAAGACTCTTCAAGAAGTTCATCTAG
- a CDS encoding hypothetical protein (similar to AA sequence:cyanobase_aa:LBDG_34380): MSVVIHLNSDQIDRVDLAPAIAAIEPLKSEIRSYEQKLQFKIDYPRDLGDPRELSEVPEVRLWFIRLDAMYPWLPFLLDWSQKELGRYAAMLVPHEIQPDGIEYNPEALEIFVMSKTFALMNWLEEQQIESRSRLKSMTKTLGYELDDVFFSLLEGR, translated from the coding sequence ATGTCAGTTGTAATCCATCTCAATTCAGACCAGATCGATCGTGTCGATTTAGCTCCCGCGATCGCTGCGATCGAACCACTCAAATCAGAGATTCGCTCCTACGAGCAGAAACTTCAATTCAAAATCGATTATCCCCGCGACTTGGGCGATCCCCGCGAATTATCAGAAGTGCCAGAAGTTCGTCTCTGGTTTATTCGGCTTGATGCAATGTATCCCTGGTTGCCATTCCTGCTCGATTGGTCGCAAAAGGAATTAGGGCGATATGCGGCAATGCTTGTTCCTCACGAGATTCAGCCTGATGGCATCGAATACAATCCCGAAGCGCTTGAAATTTTTGTCATGAGCAAAACTTTTGCGTTGATGAATTGGCTTGAAGAACAGCAAATTGAATCACGATCGCGCCTGAAGTCGATGACAAAAACGCTTGGATATGAATTGGACGATGTCTTTTTCTCTTTGCTGGAAGGACGTTAA
- a CDS encoding methyltransferase type 11 (similar to AA sequence:cyanobase_aa:Npun_F6255), translating into MSETPLHELDPLNRFSDRANDYQKYRPSYPPAAIDKILTNLEPPLVVADIGAGTGISARLFSDRGLQVIAIEPNAAMSAEAEPYPRVKFRQATAEQTGLPDQSVDLVTCSQAFHWFNPDTALQEFRRILQPSGRLALVWNTRDLDDPFTEEYGALLRQVSEKHPALDRVFGRKETLPENPYFPTFEEHQFSFEHALDLAGLIGNSKSRSYVPSSGELFDRLLENLEALYQRNADDQGLVYIKYLTRVFIAGASQWDYD; encoded by the coding sequence ATGTCTGAAACACCGCTTCACGAACTCGACCCATTGAATCGATTCTCCGATCGCGCAAATGATTATCAGAAATACCGACCGAGTTATCCACCCGCAGCGATCGACAAAATTCTCACCAATCTCGAACCTCCGTTAGTGGTCGCTGATATCGGAGCAGGAACCGGAATTTCCGCTCGACTGTTCAGCGATCGAGGGTTGCAAGTGATCGCAATTGAACCGAATGCCGCCATGAGCGCAGAAGCAGAACCGTATCCACGAGTTAAATTCCGACAAGCTACAGCAGAACAAACCGGACTGCCTGATCAATCGGTCGATTTAGTCACTTGCTCTCAAGCATTTCACTGGTTTAATCCGGATACTGCACTTCAGGAGTTTCGTCGCATTCTCCAACCTTCTGGACGATTGGCACTGGTTTGGAACACTCGCGACTTAGATGATCCATTCACAGAAGAATATGGTGCATTATTGCGGCAAGTTTCAGAAAAGCATCCAGCCCTCGATCGAGTATTTGGTCGCAAAGAAACACTGCCAGAAAATCCGTACTTTCCAACGTTTGAGGAACATCAGTTTTCCTTTGAACATGCGCTGGATTTGGCTGGATTAATTGGGAATTCAAAAAGTCGATCGTATGTTCCGAGTTCGGGCGAATTGTTCGATCGATTGTTAGAAAATCTCGAAGCTTTGTATCAACGCAATGCAGACGATCAGGGCTTGGTTTACATTAAATATCTGACAAGAGTGTTCATTGCTGGAGCATCACAATGGGATTACGACTAG
- a CDS encoding hypothetical protein (hypothetical protein MicvaDRAFT_3853;~similar to AA sequence:cyanobase_aa:LBDG_48240) produces MGLRLDQIVPWGRSLSEYIQMFDLAESDLKGKILDCGSGPASFNVEMTQLGQSVTSCDPIYQFSTEQIQERIDQTYDVVLSKVEATRENFVWTHFRSPEEMGQSRMDSMQKFLADFDAGLQQKRYLNIELPKLPFADHQFDLALCSHLLFLYSDQLSLEFHLSSIVEMCRVAPEVRIFPLLLNMTGEPSPFIEPVMQTLKEQGYQVNLRQVPYEFQRGGNQMLQVKTS; encoded by the coding sequence ATGGGATTACGACTAGATCAGATTGTTCCTTGGGGTCGATCGCTGTCTGAGTACATTCAGATGTTTGATTTGGCTGAATCTGATCTGAAAGGAAAAATTCTTGATTGTGGAAGCGGTCCCGCTAGTTTTAATGTTGAAATGACTCAGTTGGGACAGTCAGTGACATCTTGTGATCCAATCTATCAGTTCTCAACTGAGCAAATTCAGGAAAGAATTGATCAAACTTATGACGTGGTTCTCTCGAAGGTGGAAGCAACACGGGAGAACTTTGTTTGGACGCACTTTCGATCGCCTGAAGAGATGGGACAATCCCGCATGGATTCAATGCAGAAGTTTCTGGCTGATTTCGATGCAGGATTGCAGCAAAAACGATATCTAAACATTGAACTTCCAAAGCTTCCTTTTGCAGATCATCAGTTCGATTTAGCACTGTGTTCTCATTTGTTGTTTCTCTACTCAGATCAATTGAGCTTAGAATTTCACTTGTCGTCGATCGTTGAAATGTGTCGTGTTGCACCTGAAGTAAGAATTTTTCCATTGCTCCTCAATATGACAGGTGAGCCTTCGCCGTTTATTGAACCTGTTATGCAAACCTTGAAAGAACAGGGCTACCAGGTCAATCTCCGACAAGTACCTTACGAATTTCAGCGAGGTGGAAATCAGATGCTTCAGGTTAAAACGTCGTAG
- a CDS encoding NIL domain-containing protein (similar to AA sequence:cyanobase_aa:LBDG_48250): protein MFNPRYNEKNHDQTVKKRVTLTFPKRSVQMPVTYRLAKDFNVAANIIRAQVAPNQVGKLVVELSGDIDQLDASIDWMRSQDISVSFASREITIDENICVDCGLCTGVCPTEALTLDPQSFRLSFTRSRCIVCEQCIPTCPVQAISTTF, encoded by the coding sequence ATGTTTAACCCCCGCTACAATGAGAAAAACCACGATCAAACTGTGAAAAAGCGAGTCACTCTAACCTTTCCAAAACGTTCAGTTCAGATGCCAGTAACCTACCGATTGGCAAAGGATTTCAATGTGGCGGCAAATATTATTCGTGCCCAGGTTGCTCCAAATCAGGTCGGTAAATTAGTTGTGGAACTATCAGGGGACATTGATCAATTAGATGCGTCGATCGATTGGATGCGATCGCAGGATATTTCTGTCTCGTTTGCCAGTCGCGAAATTACGATCGATGAAAACATTTGTGTCGATTGCGGACTGTGTACCGGAGTTTGTCCGACTGAAGCATTAACACTTGATCCGCAGAGTTTTCGATTATCGTTTACGCGATCGCGCTGTATTGTATGTGAGCAATGTATTCCGACTTGTCCAGTGCAAGCGATTTCTACGACGTTTTAA
- a CDS encoding response regulator receiver modulated serine phosphatase (similar to AA sequence:cyanobase_aa:LBDG_48270), protein MLPVLIIEDDRLVRKLLKKLLQPQGFEVVEATSGEEGLTLVEKVRPALILCDWNLPGIDGLSVCRTIKTNPDWSDVYFILLTAYSSPEHHVKALDSGADDFLSKPIKIKELGARLRAGLRVYRAFQEQRRLTQELKLQQEQLESEMAEAAEYVRSLLPAPIDDRIVARSQFLPSRQLGGDCFDYHWLDSDFFAMYLLDVSGHGLGAALVSVTIQNVLRAQILPGINFYQPGLVLTALNEAFASEADWLSETPRDRYFTIWYGVYNYSKRLLMYSSAGHPPAIVVSGQSPNHQIARLRTAGTPIGMFSDSKYKTQFFKVEQESSLYLFSDGIYEVQRSNGGIWNLDGFIELIDRHHHSEQLDSSETIIRAVKDLKCDRDFEDDCSLLQIKLR, encoded by the coding sequence ATGCTCCCAGTTCTCATCATTGAAGACGATCGCTTAGTTCGGAAATTGCTCAAAAAATTGCTCCAACCTCAAGGCTTTGAAGTGGTTGAAGCGACGAGCGGAGAAGAAGGATTAACGCTAGTTGAAAAAGTCCGCCCAGCTTTGATTCTGTGTGATTGGAACTTGCCTGGAATTGATGGTCTTTCAGTCTGTCGCACGATCAAAACGAACCCAGATTGGTCAGATGTCTATTTCATTTTGCTAACGGCTTACAGTTCACCAGAACATCATGTGAAAGCCTTAGATAGTGGAGCCGATGATTTTCTATCTAAACCCATTAAGATTAAGGAATTGGGTGCTAGATTACGAGCGGGTTTGAGAGTCTATCGAGCCTTTCAGGAACAACGTCGATTAACTCAAGAATTAAAGCTTCAGCAGGAACAATTAGAGTCAGAAATGGCAGAAGCAGCAGAATATGTTCGATCGCTGTTGCCTGCTCCGATCGACGATCGCATTGTTGCCCGATCGCAGTTTCTTCCCTCTCGACAGTTAGGCGGCGATTGTTTCGATTATCATTGGCTCGATTCTGATTTCTTTGCCATGTATCTCTTAGATGTGTCCGGGCATGGATTGGGAGCGGCATTAGTCTCTGTCACGATTCAGAATGTGCTTCGTGCTCAGATTTTACCTGGAATCAATTTTTATCAGCCTGGGTTAGTTCTAACGGCATTGAATGAAGCGTTTGCATCAGAGGCAGATTGGTTGAGTGAAACGCCAAGGGATCGCTATTTTACGATTTGGTATGGAGTGTATAACTATTCCAAGCGGTTATTGATGTATTCCAGTGCGGGACATCCGCCAGCGATCGTGGTATCGGGTCAGTCTCCGAATCATCAAATTGCTCGACTTCGGACCGCAGGAACACCGATCGGAATGTTTTCTGATTCAAAGTACAAGACTCAGTTCTTTAAGGTTGAGCAAGAGAGTAGCTTGTATCTATTCAGCGATGGAATCTATGAAGTTCAGCGATCGAATGGAGGAATTTGGAATCTAGATGGATTTATCGAACTCATCGATCGGCATCATCATTCGGAACAATTGGATAGTTCGGAAACGATTATTCGAGCGGTGAAAGATTTGAAATGCGATCGAGATTTTGAAGATGATTGTTCGTTGTTGCAGATCAAACTGCGGTAG
- a CDS encoding hypothetical protein (hypothetical protein MC7420_6090;~similar to AA sequence:cyanobase_aa:LBDG_48280), with translation MSHPVKVIKVCGILGHTQAKQFKQEILDLIGAGTIEILIDFEQTTFMDSSGLGALVSSFKAVKAAQGILSLCAMKQELRMLLELADVIQFFPIFPDQAEFDRARGSYSVVY, from the coding sequence ATGAGTCATCCTGTGAAAGTTATCAAGGTGTGCGGCATTTTGGGTCACACTCAAGCAAAACAATTCAAACAAGAAATTCTCGATTTGATTGGTGCAGGAACGATCGAGATTTTAATTGATTTTGAACAGACAACCTTTATGGATAGTTCTGGTTTGGGCGCATTAGTCAGTTCATTCAAAGCAGTGAAGGCAGCACAAGGAATTTTATCACTGTGTGCAATGAAGCAGGAACTTAGAATGTTATTAGAGCTTGCAGATGTTATTCAGTTTTTCCCGATTTTTCCCGATCAAGCAGAGTTCGATCGAGCAAGAGGAAGCTATTCAGTAGTTTATTAG
- a CDS encoding similar to polysaccharide export outer membrane protein (similar to AA sequence:cyanobase_aa:alr2294), whose protein sequence is MPLFKPMVNRVFPTLAIPFILGLLYPLPCWSLPLSPGDRIKLTIPEGELFNGTYEVNLDGTLNIPHLQPIKVAGLEPPEIEQTLTTAFVDNKLFNPAFIQTSVQVVEWAPIQVNVSGATFQPGRILINQRTPDARARITQASGDYSPERFLTAAIRAAGGVMPNANIQNVQLIRNGDTRTIDLSGVLEGDPFNDIPLMAGDRIVIPDAGKFQNELVRPSQITIDGVRIFLSNLTQPAAGNAGNASAGISRDATAFKYGSRLSQAVIAGNCAGGSASNARRRAVLVRTDRMSGKTQVVDRSIEDLLRNSTEDANNPLLLPDDGIACYDSKSTNLRGVAETLSTIFSPFSLLFNLFR, encoded by the coding sequence ATGCCCCTATTTAAACCAATGGTAAACCGTGTTTTTCCTACGCTGGCGATTCCATTTATTTTAGGATTGCTCTATCCTTTACCATGCTGGAGTTTACCGCTTTCTCCTGGCGATCGCATTAAGCTGACGATTCCTGAAGGTGAACTATTTAATGGTACTTACGAAGTCAATTTAGATGGAACGCTGAACATTCCCCATCTCCAACCGATTAAAGTTGCTGGACTAGAACCTCCTGAGATTGAACAAACTTTAACAACTGCATTCGTTGACAATAAACTATTTAATCCTGCATTTATTCAAACTTCAGTTCAAGTGGTGGAATGGGCACCCATTCAGGTGAATGTTTCGGGTGCAACCTTTCAGCCAGGTCGAATTTTGATCAATCAGCGGACTCCGGATGCACGAGCAAGAATCACACAAGCTTCTGGGGACTATTCACCGGAGCGATTTCTAACGGCTGCAATTCGAGCGGCAGGTGGGGTGATGCCCAATGCAAATATTCAGAATGTGCAATTGATTCGGAACGGGGACACTCGAACGATCGATTTAAGTGGAGTGCTCGAAGGCGACCCTTTCAATGATATTCCGCTCATGGCTGGCGATCGCATTGTGATCCCTGATGCTGGCAAGTTCCAAAATGAGCTAGTTCGACCTTCACAAATTACGATCGATGGAGTCCGAATCTTTCTCTCGAACTTAACTCAACCTGCGGCGGGAAACGCGGGAAATGCAAGCGCAGGCATTAGTCGAGATGCAACTGCGTTTAAGTATGGTTCGCGATTATCTCAAGCCGTGATTGCGGGGAACTGTGCGGGGGGAAGTGCGAGTAATGCAAGACGCAGAGCCGTTTTAGTCAGAACCGATCGCATGAGTGGGAAAACTCAGGTTGTCGATCGATCGATCGAGGATCTACTGCGGAATTCGACTGAAGATGCAAACAATCCATTGTTACTACCGGACGATGGGATTGCTTGCTATGACTCAAAATCGACAAATCTTAGAGGGGTTGCAGAAACGTTATCTACTATTTTTTCGCCGTTCTCGTTGCTGTTTAACCTGTTCCGATAA
- a CDS encoding hypothetical protein (similar to AA sequence:cyanobase_aa:Cyan7425_2677): protein MSLDPPQPTGKGQWRVYLLMWLLINTTIWSAAILYLKKAKPTYISEWALILPGTGPGVSVNLPEIGQASSSSSSAFGGASSDPRANYQFIATSDAVLGRAATQMNLSIEAFGKPRVKLLDNTTIMTFQVTGSTPEQAQQKSKQMYQAMVQRLSELRVEELGRRDEGVQATMKAAQTKLHQAQKQLSEYKVSSGLSFQGQVDNLSVNVEQLRRQRSEILAKRQQTGTRLAQLATNLGITPEQAATAFVLQADQQFQQNLKDYSEASASLVVLLSKWGENHPNVVKEQARQQAAQIAIAQRSTELLKQEVDPQLLEFLQLGINDQGAGRSSLFRDLITTQAEFEGFNAEVQSLEQQIKQLDSRLSGLAQRQSTLENLKRDVQTAEAVFASTLARIDLSKSDIFTAYPLTQLVAEPSLPSSPSTPKKSLVYLGAGLGSVLSGAAVTLLAMRKRLLKLYQDRKQSTATSSEQTTV, encoded by the coding sequence ATGTCTTTAGATCCACCACAACCGACTGGAAAAGGGCAATGGCGAGTTTATCTCCTGATGTGGCTATTGATCAACACCACAATTTGGAGTGCAGCAATTTTGTATCTGAAAAAAGCAAAGCCAACCTATATCAGTGAATGGGCATTGATCTTGCCAGGAACGGGTCCTGGAGTCAGCGTGAACCTACCGGAGATTGGTCAAGCGAGTTCTTCTAGCAGTTCAGCATTTGGTGGAGCCTCTTCTGATCCAAGAGCAAACTATCAATTTATTGCGACCAGCGACGCTGTGTTAGGACGGGCAGCAACCCAGATGAATTTGTCGATCGAAGCGTTCGGCAAACCTCGTGTCAAACTGCTCGATAATACGACGATTATGACGTTTCAGGTTACGGGATCAACGCCAGAGCAAGCCCAACAAAAATCGAAACAGATGTATCAAGCAATGGTACAGCGATTAAGCGAACTACGAGTTGAAGAGTTGGGGCGACGCGATGAAGGGGTACAAGCAACGATGAAAGCGGCACAAACCAAATTACATCAGGCGCAGAAACAGCTTTCGGAATACAAAGTTTCGTCTGGATTGAGCTTTCAGGGACAAGTCGATAATCTATCTGTGAATGTGGAACAGTTGCGAAGACAGCGATCGGAGATTTTAGCCAAACGCCAACAAACGGGAACTCGACTCGCACAGTTAGCCACAAATTTAGGCATTACACCAGAGCAAGCGGCGACCGCATTCGTTCTACAAGCCGATCAACAATTTCAGCAGAATCTAAAAGACTATAGTGAAGCGAGTGCGAGTTTAGTCGTGCTTTTATCGAAATGGGGTGAAAATCATCCGAATGTGGTGAAAGAACAAGCCAGACAGCAAGCCGCACAAATTGCGATCGCCCAACGAAGCACAGAACTTTTGAAGCAAGAGGTTGATCCACAGCTATTAGAGTTTTTGCAGTTAGGAATCAATGATCAAGGTGCAGGTCGATCGAGTCTTTTTCGCGATTTGATTACAACTCAGGCAGAATTTGAAGGCTTTAATGCAGAAGTGCAAAGCTTAGAGCAACAGATAAAACAATTAGATAGTCGTCTGAGTGGTTTAGCACAACGACAATCGACCTTGGAAAATCTGAAGCGCGATGTGCAAACTGCTGAGGCTGTATTTGCCTCCACACTGGCTCGAATTGATTTAAGCAAATCTGATATTTTTACCGCGTATCCGCTGACTCAATTGGTCGCAGAACCGTCATTACCAAGTTCGCCCAGTACCCCGAAGAAATCCTTAGTCTACCTCGGTGCAGGACTGGGATCAGTGCTATCTGGTGCAGCAGTAACATTGTTAGCAATGCGAAAAAGGTTATTGAAGCTCTATCAAGACCGAAAGCAATCTACTGCAACAAGTTCGGAGCAGACTACAGTATGA